The Mesobacillus jeotgali genome window below encodes:
- a CDS encoding CBS domain-containing protein yields MRKIREIMTSDVETCTLLDNVFEVAVKMKEWNVGAIPIVDEDKLVGMITDRDIVIRGIAEKHPPSSKVESVMSDHLVTATPDMTTKEATKLMAEHQIRRLPVVEGDKLVGIVALGDFAVDEMTDEQAQHALTEISEPGNHMQ; encoded by the coding sequence GTGCGTAAAATTCGTGAAATCATGACTAGCGATGTAGAAACCTGTACTTTGCTGGATAATGTATTCGAAGTGGCAGTCAAAATGAAAGAATGGAATGTTGGAGCCATTCCCATTGTAGACGAGGATAAGCTCGTGGGCATGATCACCGACAGAGATATAGTCATTAGAGGGATAGCAGAAAAACATCCGCCTTCTTCAAAGGTTGAAAGCGTCATGAGTGACCATCTCGTTACAGCCACACCGGATATGACAACTAAAGAAGCAACAAAACTTATGGCGGAACACCAAATAAGAAGGCTTCCAGTAGTCGAAGGCGATAAATTAGTAGGGATCGTAGCGTTAGGTGATTTTGCCGTAGATGAAATGACAGACGAACAAGCTCAGCATGCCCTAACAGAAATATCAGAGCCAGGTAATCATATGCAATAA